A window of Pedobacter lusitanus contains these coding sequences:
- the rnc gene encoding ribonuclease III, with amino-acid sequence MPLFDLYKLHLSPDKEFIKKLKNMLGFVPGNTVLYKMAFRHRSVAKILKNGSRSSNERLEFLGDAILGAVIAELLFKSYPYKEEGFLTEMRSKIVNRVNLNQLARKMGFDQLIVFDQKMVNMQTKHHSMLGDAFEALIGAVYLDKGYNFTKELLLKRIVKPYIDIHTLEQTETNFKSKLIEWCQRHAKDISFEQIENSEGDSAKLFTIQAIIDGESYGIGRDYNKKNAEKQAAEKACEALSL; translated from the coding sequence ATGCCCCTATTTGACCTATATAAACTCCACTTATCACCCGATAAAGAGTTTATAAAAAAGCTGAAAAATATGTTAGGCTTTGTGCCTGGAAATACCGTTTTGTATAAAATGGCATTCAGGCACAGGTCTGTGGCGAAAATATTAAAAAATGGAAGTCGGAGCAGTAATGAACGCCTCGAATTTCTGGGCGATGCCATCCTGGGCGCCGTTATCGCAGAACTACTCTTTAAAAGCTATCCTTACAAAGAAGAAGGCTTTCTTACTGAAATGCGTTCCAAAATCGTTAACAGAGTCAATTTAAATCAGCTTGCCAGAAAAATGGGCTTTGATCAGCTTATTGTGTTTGATCAGAAAATGGTAAACATGCAGACCAAACACCATTCTATGCTTGGAGATGCTTTTGAAGCATTAATAGGTGCTGTTTACTTAGACAAAGGATATAATTTTACTAAGGAATTACTGCTTAAACGTATTGTCAAACCTTATATTGATATCCATACCCTGGAACAAACTGAAACCAATTTCAAAAGTAAACTGATTGAATGGTGTCAGCGTCATGCTAAAGATATCTCTTTTGAGCAGATTGAAAACAGTGAAGGTGACAGCGCCAAACTTTTCACGATACAAGCCATCATTGATGGTGAAAGCTATGGCATAGGAAGAGATTACAACAAGAAAAATGCAGAAAAACAAGCTGCCGAAAAGGCTTGTGAAGCATTATCCTTATAA
- the fabF gene encoding beta-ketoacyl-ACP synthase II: MELKRVVVTGLGALTPIGNTIPEFWDNLLKGVSGAAPITSFDTEKFKTKFACELKNFNPEDFLEKKEARKLDPFVQYAIASTDEAVKDAGFDFSQMDTNRVGVIWGTGIGGIKTFLEEMRNYFSGDGTPRINPFFIPKMIIDIVPGHISIKYGLRGPNFATVSACASSTNAMIDAFNYIRLNMADVIISGGSEAIINEAGIGGFNAMHALSTRNDDPSTASRPFDKDRDGFVAGEGAGTIILEELEHAKARGAKIYAELVGGGMSADANHITAPHPQGLGAKMVMTNALRDAGMNTGDIDYINVHGTSTSLGDISETSAIVNLFGEDAYKLNISSTKSMTGHLLGAAGAVEAIAAILAVQNDIVPPTINHFTDDPAFDPKLNFTFHKPQKRLVRAALSNTFGFGGHNASVIFKKYEE; this comes from the coding sequence ATGGAATTAAAAAGAGTAGTAGTTACAGGTCTAGGTGCACTCACTCCAATTGGCAATACTATCCCAGAATTCTGGGATAATTTGTTAAAAGGGGTGAGTGGCGCTGCGCCGATTACAAGTTTTGATACAGAAAAATTCAAAACAAAATTTGCCTGCGAGCTGAAAAACTTCAATCCTGAAGACTTTTTAGAAAAAAAAGAAGCTCGAAAATTAGATCCTTTTGTGCAATACGCTATAGCATCAACAGACGAAGCGGTGAAAGATGCGGGATTTGACTTCTCGCAAATGGACACTAATCGTGTTGGCGTTATCTGGGGTACTGGTATTGGTGGTATTAAGACATTTCTGGAAGAAATGAGAAACTATTTTTCGGGTGATGGAACTCCCCGTATTAATCCGTTTTTCATTCCAAAGATGATTATTGACATCGTTCCAGGGCACATCTCTATAAAATACGGCCTGCGTGGCCCTAACTTTGCTACCGTATCTGCCTGTGCTTCTTCAACTAATGCAATGATCGATGCTTTCAACTACATTCGTCTTAATATGGCAGATGTAATTATCAGCGGAGGTTCAGAAGCTATTATCAACGAAGCTGGTATTGGTGGTTTTAACGCAATGCACGCTCTTTCTACAAGAAATGACGATCCTTCAACTGCTTCCAGACCGTTTGATAAAGACAGAGATGGATTTGTAGCGGGAGAAGGTGCCGGTACAATTATTCTTGAAGAACTGGAACATGCAAAAGCACGTGGTGCAAAAATCTACGCCGAGCTTGTCGGTGGAGGAATGAGTGCAGATGCAAATCATATCACGGCTCCGCATCCTCAGGGATTAGGTGCTAAAATGGTAATGACGAATGCATTGAGAGATGCAGGAATGAATACCGGAGACATTGACTATATCAATGTTCATGGAACATCAACCTCATTGGGAGATATCAGTGAAACAAGTGCAATTGTTAATTTATTTGGTGAAGATGCCTACAAATTGAACATCAGCTCTACAAAATCAATGACCGGTCACCTTTTAGGTGCTGCTGGTGCAGTTGAGGCTATTGCTGCTATTCTTGCTGTGCAAAACGACATTGTACCTCCAACAATTAACCACTTCACTGACGATCCTGCTTTTGACCCTAAATTGAATTTTACGTTTCATAAACCACAAAAAAGACTAGTTCGTGCTGCATTAAGCAACACATTTGGTTTTGGTGGTCACAATGCATCAGTAATTTTCAAAAAATACGAAGAGTAA
- a CDS encoding acyl carrier protein: protein MSDIASRVKAIIVEKLGVDESEVTPEASFTNDLGADSLDTVELIMEFEKEFNVAIPDDQAETIGTVGQAIAYLEKNVK from the coding sequence ATGTCTGATATTGCTTCAAGAGTTAAGGCTATTATCGTTGAAAAATTAGGTGTGGATGAGAGCGAGGTTACCCCAGAAGCTTCTTTCACTAATGACCTAGGTGCGGATTCTTTGGATACTGTAGAACTTATCATGGAATTCGAAAAAGAATTCAATGTAGCGATTCCTGATGATCAAGCTGAGACTATCGGTACAGTTGGTCAAGCAATTGCTTATCTAGAGAAAAACGTAAAGTAG
- a CDS encoding IPExxxVDY family protein gives MNKTYLKLSLDLDFVLIAITASLKDYVLCHQINTRLNLNFEKAEDHEVFFNVDEAPLAFSKYYFYVEQGDNDFFILGNRSSEGFLIPEMNKVDYFMIIQGYIDKEDLNYIISGLNKLPDIQVAAQIDPFKLKSNENLVI, from the coding sequence TTGAACAAAACCTATTTAAAACTTTCATTGGATCTTGATTTTGTCTTAATCGCAATCACAGCCTCTTTAAAGGATTATGTACTGTGTCATCAGATCAATACCAGGCTCAATTTAAATTTCGAAAAAGCTGAAGATCATGAGGTCTTTTTTAATGTAGATGAGGCTCCGCTGGCCTTTTCAAAATATTATTTTTATGTGGAACAGGGTGATAATGATTTTTTTATACTCGGTAACCGCAGCAGTGAAGGGTTCCTGATTCCTGAAATGAATAAAGTCGATTATTTCATGATTATTCAGGGCTATATTGACAAAGAAGACTTGAATTATATCATTTCTGGCTTAAACAAACTGCCTGATATTCAGGTTGCTGCGCAGATAGATCCCTTCAAGTTGAAGTCTAATGAGAATTTGGTAATATAA